The window GTGGTGGCCCCGCCACCGCCCCCGTTCTTTGGCTGCGGGGTGTCGAGCACCCAGCCCCCCACCACCGTTTCCCTGCCGGCGGATGTGGCCATCCTCACCAACATCACCCCGGACCACCTGGACCGCTACCCGAGCTATGCGGATTACGCGGCGTCCAAGTTCCGGATCTTTGCCAGCAGCCGGCCGCACTGCCGCGCCATCCTCAGTGCCGGCGATCCCGAGACCCGGGCCCGCGCGGCCTGGTGGCCCGCCGCGCCCTGGCTCTTCGGCCATGATCTGGGCGGCTGGCCCGGCGCCCGCATCGATGGCCGCCGCATCGTCCTGACCCCGGCCGTCACCGGCCGCGAGGAGGTCTACGATCTGGCCGGCACACCCCTGGCCACGGGGCCCAACCCGGCCAATGCCGCCGCCGCCATCCTGGCGGCCCGAGCCCTGGGCTGCCCGCCGGCGGCGGTTTGCCAGGGCCTGGCGGCCTTTGTCCCCCTGGGCCACCGGCTGGGCCTGGTGGCCGAGGTTGCCGGGGTCCGCTACTACGACGATTCCAAGGCCACCAACATCGGCGCGGTGCAGGCCGCCCTGGCCACGTTGGCCGAGCCGGTGGTCCTCATCGCCGGCGGCCGGGGCAAGGGCGGCGACTACCATCTCCTGGACGAGCTGATCCGCCGCCGGGTCAAGGCCCTGGTGCTTGTGGGCGAGGCCCGCTTCGAGATGCGGGCCGCCTGGGAGCATCTGGTGCCGGTGGCCATGGCGACCGATCTGCCGGCGGCGGTGGAGCAGGCCGCTGCCCTGGCCCGGCCGGGGGACGCGGTGCTCCTGTCCCCGGCCTGCGCCAGCTTCGACATGTTTTCCAGCTACAGCCACCGGGGCGAGGTGTTTCGCCAGGCGGTGGCCGGCCTTGTCGCCCGCGCAGAGGGAGAGCCATGCGGGTCCTTTTGACCGGCGGCGGCACCGGCGGCCACCTCTTCTGCGGCATTGCCCTGGCGGAGCGCCTCGCGCAGCGGCAGCCGGCGGCCGAGGTTCTCTTCCTGTGCACGGAGCGGCCCCTGGACGCCGAGGCGCTGGCCCGGGCCGGTCTGCCCCACCAGGCCCTGGCCTGCCGGCCCCTGAAGGGCATGGCGCTCAGGTCGCTGCTGGCAGCGGTCGCCGGCCTGCCGGCGGCGGTCCTCGCGGCCTGGCGGGTCATGCGGGCCTTCGGTCCGGAGGTGGCCGTGGGGGTGGGCGGCTATGTCACCGGGCCGGTGCTGGTGGCGGCCCGGCTGGCCGGCATCCCCACCGCCATCCACGAGCAGAACGCGGTGCCGGGCCTGACCAACCGCTGGCTGGGCCGCCTGGTGGACCGGATCTTCGTCTCCCTGCCGGGCAGCGAGCGCCAGTTCGCCGCTGGCCGCACCCTCCTGACCGGCAATCCGGTGCGGCCGGCCCTGATCGCCGCTGCCGGCCAGCCGCGGGAAAAGGCCCCGGGGGCCACCCTCCTGGTCCTGGGCGGCAGCCAGGGGGCGACCCGGGTCAACGAGCTGGTGGTGGCGGCCTTGCGCCTCGGTCGCCAGGAGCTGCCGCCGGGCTTTCGCCTCATCCACGGCACGGGCCAGGCGGACCTGTCCCGGGTGCGGGCCGCCTACGCTGATCTCGGGGTGAGCGCCCGGGTGGAGGCCTTCTTCACCGACATGGCCGAGGTGTACCGGCAGGCGGATCTGCTGATCTGCCGGGCCGGCGCCACCACCCTTGCCGAGATCACGTTGTTCGGGCTGCCGGCGCTGTTCATTCCATACCCTTACGCCGCCGACGACCACCAGACCAGGAACGCCCGGCTGGTGGCCGGCGCCGGCGGCGGGCTGGTGCTGCCTCAGGCGGAGCTGACCCCGGAGCGGCTGGCCGAGGCCCTCCTGGCCCTGCTGCGGGAGCCGGCCCGCCTGGCGGCCATGGGCCGGGCCACCGGGTCCCTGGCCAGACCGGAGGCGGCAGACACCATTCTCGATGCCTGCCAGGAGCTGGCTGCCCAGCGGATGACGACTCGGCGGGCATCCCATCATTCCCGGAGCTCTCATCATTCCCCTGAGAATCATGAGAGTTATGGGAATCAGGGGAATCATGGGATCAAGCCGACCGCGGCAGAAAGACTGGGCAAAGACCGCAACCGAGCCCCCCGCTCGTAGCCAGAGGCTATCTGTGCATCGACGCATCCAGCAGATCCATTTCGTGGGCATTGGCGGCATCGGTATGAGCGGCATCGCCGAGGTGCTCCTCAACCTGGGCTACCGGGTATCCGGCTCCGATCTGCGGCAGACCGAGATCACCCGCCGGCTGGCCGGCCTGGGCGCGGTGATCAGCCAGGGCCACCACGGCGAGGCGGTGGCCGGGGCCGATGTCGTGGTGGTGAGCTCGGCGGTGCGGCCGGACAATCCGGAGGTGCAGGCCGCCCGGGCCGTCCACATCCCGGTGATCCGCCGGGCGGAGATGCTGGCCGAGCTCATGCGCCTGAAACGCTGCGGCATCGCCATTGCCGGCAGCCATGGCAAGACCACCACCACCTCCCTGGTGGCCTGGATCCTGGCCGAGGCGGGACTCGATCCCACGGTCATCATCGGCGGCAAGCTCAACAGCCTGGGCACCAACGCGGTTCTCGGCCAGGGGGACTACCTGGTGGCCGAGGCGGACGAAAGCGACGGCTCCTTCCTGAAGCTGGTGCCTATGGTGGTGGCGGTCACCAATGTCGACCGGGAGCACCTGGACCACTACCCCAACCTGGAGGCGATCAAGGAGGCCTTCATCCAGTTCGTGAACGGCATCCCCTTCTACGGCGCTGCGGTCCTGTGCCTCGATGACGCCAACACCGCGGATCTCCTGCCCCGGGCGGAAAAGCGGGTGATCACCTACGGCACCAGCGCCCAGGCCGAGCTCCATGCCGCAGGCATCGTTGCCGCCGGCTACGGCTCGACCTTTGAGGTCTGGCACCGGGAGGAGCGTCTGGGGCAGGTGGCGCTGGCCCT of the Thermodesulfobacteriota bacterium genome contains:
- the murD gene encoding UDP-N-acetylmuramoyl-L-alanine--D-glutamate ligase, which encodes VVAPPPPPFFGCGVSSTQPPTTVSLPADVAILTNITPDHLDRYPSYADYAASKFRIFASSRPHCRAILSAGDPETRARAAWWPAAPWLFGHDLGGWPGARIDGRRIVLTPAVTGREEVYDLAGTPLATGPNPANAAAAILAARALGCPPAAVCQGLAAFVPLGHRLGLVAEVAGVRYYDDSKATNIGAVQAALATLAEPVVLIAGGRGKGGDYHLLDELIRRRVKALVLVGEARFEMRAAWEHLVPVAMATDLPAAVEQAAALARPGDAVLLSPACASFDMFSSYSHRGEVFRQAVAGLVARAEGEPCGSF
- the murG gene encoding undecaprenyldiphospho-muramoylpentapeptide beta-N-acetylglucosaminyltransferase, which gives rise to MRVLLTGGGTGGHLFCGIALAERLAQRQPAAEVLFLCTERPLDAEALARAGLPHQALACRPLKGMALRSLLAAVAGLPAAVLAAWRVMRAFGPEVAVGVGGYVTGPVLVAARLAGIPTAIHEQNAVPGLTNRWLGRLVDRIFVSLPGSERQFAAGRTLLTGNPVRPALIAAAGQPREKAPGATLLVLGGSQGATRVNELVVAALRLGRQELPPGFRLIHGTGQADLSRVRAAYADLGVSARVEAFFTDMAEVYRQADLLICRAGATTLAEITLFGLPALFIPYPYAADDHQTRNARLVAGAGGGLVLPQAELTPERLAEALLALLREPARLAAMGRATGSLARPEAADTILDACQELAAQRMTTRRASHHSRSSHHSPENHESYGNQGNHGIKPTAAERLGKDRNRAPRS
- the murC gene encoding UDP-N-acetylmuramate--L-alanine ligase translates to MHRRIQQIHFVGIGGIGMSGIAEVLLNLGYRVSGSDLRQTEITRRLAGLGAVISQGHHGEAVAGADVVVVSSAVRPDNPEVQAARAVHIPVIRRAEMLAELMRLKRCGIAIAGSHGKTTTTSLVAWILAEAGLDPTVIIGGKLNSLGTNAVLGQGDYLVAEADESDGSFLKLVPMVVAVTNVDREHLDHYPNLEAIKEAFIQFVNGIPFYGAAVLCLDDANTADLLPRAEKRVITYGTSAQAELHAAGIVAAGYGSTFEVWHREERLGQVALALPGRHNVLNALAAIAIGRELEIPFTTIAAALATFAGVQRRLQVKGETAGVLVVDDYGHHPTEIKATLAAVRLAWPGRRLVVLFQPHRYTRTAALFNEFANAFHEADQLVLTEIYPASEAPIPGVTAAGLAQAIHEHGHRSVAVQPDLGGLAAAVLPQLAAGDLVLTLGAGSIWRCGEELLALLATRDGGGTPC